The window ACCCCTGAAAAAACATGGCAATCCTCCCATATGAGTTGGCAGTTTACACAGGTGCCGATTACTGTTATTTTTCCGATATGCCGGAAGAGCCCGGTCCTGATATCGCTGTTGATTATATAAACAGATACCGAAAGAGTTCGAAAGGGTTATTTGACCAAAGGCCCTGGAACCCGGGGCTGAGTTATGGAGGGGTATGGGATGAAACTGAAACAGATTGCTGCGATTGCCGTTCTGGCCTTGTTTGTCGCGGGATGTGCCGGTCAAAAACGGGTGGTGACCATGGAGACCACCGGTTATTGTGGATGCGGTAAATGCTGCAGTTGGGAAAGGGGGAGCTGGAAATATCTTAAGCTCAATTTTTGGCATCGCTATGTAAATGCCGGAAAGGACAAGGGACGAACATACACAGGCCATACGGCCAGCGGCACCAAACCCGGGGTGCCTCATCCCGGACTCTTTTCCTGGGACAGCGTCAAACACCCCTGGATGATCCCTGTCCGCATCGTCTTCTTCCCCTGGCTGTTACTCCCCCAGGACGGAACCATCGCGGCTGATACCCGATACCACTCCTTCGGCACCCGGATGTACGTACCCGGCTGGGGATGGGGTGTGGTCGAGGACCGCGGCGGTGCCATCAAAGGGCCCAACCGCCTTGATCTTTATTACCGGTTCCACGGTCAAGCCCTTAAATGGGGGCGACGAAACGTCGATGTGACCATTGATGATTGATGATTCACTTGCATTAACCCCTTTGTGCTGGTAAACAGGCAAAAAAAGTCTTCGTCCCAAGAGCTTGGCTGATAATTAGGGCTCAAGGGTGAATTTTATCAAAACAATGAAAGTTTTATTTTAGGAGAGGCAAGTATGCCAAAAGCATGTGATTTAAAAAAGGGGCAGGTGGTGGATATCAACGGGGAGCCGTATCTGGTCAAACATATTGATGTAAAAACCCCGTCGGCAAGGGGGGCTGTCACTCTTTACAAAGTCAGATTCAGCAGTATCAAGACCCGGCAGAAATATGAAGACTCATTTAAAGGCAATGATATGCTTGATGATGTGGACCTGCAAAGGAAATCTGTCCAGTACCTCTATCCCGACGGGGAGCTTCATGTGTTCATGGACACCATCGAATATGGTCAGTATATGGTTTCCCAGGACAGCATTGAAGAGGAGCTGGTCTGGCTCACCGACGGCATGGAAGATATTGTGGGCATGTTCATTGACGGCAATCTGGTGGCCATTGAAATTCCTGCGTCCCTTGTTTTTGAAATCACGGACACCGCTCCAGGCATCAAAGGGGCCAGTGCCACAGCCCGCACAAAACCGGCCACCCTTTCCAACGGGATTGAAATTCAAGTGCCTGAATACCTTGAAAACGGAGAAATGGTCAAGGTCAACACAGAAACCAGAAAATATATATCCAGGGCTTGATTCTCCAGGTCGGTACGGTTTAGGATTAAAGAACTCCCCGGGATATCAGAATATATTCCTTCACCATGATTTTGCTAAAAAGGGTTTTCAAACAATGATCCATTCAAAAAAGCGTCCATTCGACATGAGAAATTTATCGGTTATCTTTGTGTTAATCATTTCTCTTTTGCTGGTTTGCGGCTGCAATGGGGGGAGTGATGACGAAAATCCAACTACCGATGGTGAAAGCGCCACCTATAGAACAGTCAGCGGAACCATTACTTCAGCTGGGAACATGTTTGCAGACAGTGACGTCAATGATCCCAATGCAAATTACACCAGCAACGACTCTTTTGACAGGGCCCAAACCATAAACATATCCGATGATAGGGCGACAGTCAGCGGCTTTGT is drawn from uncultured Desulfobacter sp. and contains these coding sequences:
- a CDS encoding 3D domain-containing protein, giving the protein MKLKQIAAIAVLALFVAGCAGQKRVVTMETTGYCGCGKCCSWERGSWKYLKLNFWHRYVNAGKDKGRTYTGHTASGTKPGVPHPGLFSWDSVKHPWMIPVRIVFFPWLLLPQDGTIAADTRYHSFGTRMYVPGWGWGVVEDRGGAIKGPNRLDLYYRFHGQALKWGRRNVDVTIDD
- the yeiP gene encoding elongation factor P-like protein YeiP → MPKACDLKKGQVVDINGEPYLVKHIDVKTPSARGAVTLYKVRFSSIKTRQKYEDSFKGNDMLDDVDLQRKSVQYLYPDGELHVFMDTIEYGQYMVSQDSIEEELVWLTDGMEDIVGMFIDGNLVAIEIPASLVFEITDTAPGIKGASATARTKPATLSNGIEIQVPEYLENGEMVKVNTETRKYISRA